Proteins from one Shewanella pealeana ATCC 700345 genomic window:
- a CDS encoding fumarylacetoacetate hydrolase family protein — protein sequence MKLASYDNGRRDGQLMLVSKDLTKAVAVPAIAHTMQQLMDAWELLNPQLVELYDALNKGMMDNAVDFDESKCLSPLPRAYQWADGSAYVNHVELVRKARGAEMPETFWTDPLVYQGGSDCFIAPKADIPLGSEEWGIDFESEIAVITDDVPMGVTVDNAAKHIKLLMLVNDVSLRNLIPGELAKGFGFFQSKPSSSFSPVAVTPDELDDKWQDSKIHLPLITHLNSELFGRPNAGVDMTFNFSQLVSHVAKTRPLGAGAIIGSGTISNYDRSAGSSCLAETRMLETIADGKPSTSFMGFGDRVRIEMLDEDNNSIFGSIDQQVVQYKA from the coding sequence ATGAAGTTAGCAAGTTATGATAATGGACGCCGTGACGGTCAACTGATGTTGGTCAGCAAAGATTTGACTAAGGCGGTTGCCGTGCCTGCTATTGCTCATACTATGCAACAACTGATGGATGCATGGGAACTGCTTAACCCACAATTAGTTGAACTTTACGATGCATTAAACAAGGGCATGATGGATAACGCTGTTGATTTTGATGAATCTAAATGTTTGTCTCCGTTACCAAGAGCTTACCAATGGGCCGATGGCAGCGCGTACGTTAACCATGTTGAGCTAGTGCGTAAAGCCCGTGGCGCAGAGATGCCAGAAACATTCTGGACAGATCCACTGGTTTACCAAGGTGGCTCTGACTGCTTTATTGCCCCTAAGGCTGATATCCCACTAGGTAGTGAGGAGTGGGGCATCGACTTTGAGTCGGAAATTGCGGTGATCACCGACGATGTGCCAATGGGCGTAACGGTTGATAATGCCGCGAAGCACATTAAATTACTGATGCTAGTGAATGACGTTTCACTAAGAAACCTTATACCAGGTGAGCTTGCAAAAGGTTTTGGCTTCTTCCAGTCAAAGCCATCGAGTAGCTTTTCACCAGTGGCGGTGACACCTGATGAGTTAGACGATAAATGGCAGGATTCTAAAATCCATCTGCCACTAATAACGCATTTAAACAGTGAGCTTTTTGGGCGCCCAAATGCGGGTGTTGATATGACGTTTAACTTCAGCCAACTGGTTTCTCATGTGGCTAAGACCCGTCCATTAGGCGCGGGCGCTATTATCGGCTCAGGCACCATCTCAAATTATGATCGCAGTGCTGGTTCAAGTTGTCTTGCTGAGACTCGCATGCTTGAAACGATAGCTGACGGAAAACCATCGACCTCATTTATGGGCTTTGGTGATCGCGTACGCATCGAAATGCTCGATGAAGACAATAACAGCATCTTCGGGTCGATTGACCAGCAAGTGGTGCAATATAAGGCCTGA
- the maiA gene encoding maleylacetoacetate isomerase, whose product MKLYGYWRSSAAYRVRIAMNLKSLAAEQVSVHLVKDGGEQHSREYQQINTQELVPSLMIDDNGQQRVLTQSLAIIEYMEEVYPEVALLPSAPFDKSIVRAMALTVACEVHPLNNLKVLQYLANELDTTDEKKAAWYHHWVQEGFSALEKQLEQHSGLFCFGDTPSLADICLVPQVYNAKRFKVDMSPYPNIERINVHCLTQQAFIDAIPENQLDAS is encoded by the coding sequence ATGAAGCTTTATGGTTATTGGCGCTCCAGCGCCGCTTATCGCGTGCGGATCGCGATGAATCTTAAGTCGCTTGCAGCCGAACAAGTTTCAGTACACTTGGTGAAAGATGGTGGTGAGCAGCATAGTCGCGAGTATCAACAGATAAATACTCAAGAGTTGGTACCAAGCTTAATGATTGACGACAATGGCCAGCAGCGCGTGTTAACGCAGTCATTGGCAATAATCGAGTACATGGAGGAGGTTTATCCTGAGGTTGCCTTACTGCCTAGTGCGCCATTTGATAAGTCGATAGTGCGTGCGATGGCATTAACGGTTGCGTGTGAGGTTCATCCGCTAAATAACTTAAAAGTACTACAGTATTTGGCGAATGAACTCGATACTACAGATGAAAAGAAAGCGGCCTGGTACCATCATTGGGTTCAAGAAGGTTTTAGCGCATTAGAAAAGCAATTAGAGCAGCATAGCGGGCTTTTCTGCTTTGGTGATACCCCAAGTCTTGCCGACATCTGTTTAGTGCCTCAGGTGTATAATGCTAAGCGTTTTAAGGTCGATATGAGCCCATATCCAAATATTGAGCGCATAAACGTACACTGTTTGACTCAACAAGCCTTTATTGATGCGATACCAGAAAACCAACTGGATGCCAGCTAG
- a CDS encoding LysR family transcriptional regulator: MDIKQLKYLDALITAGSFTKAAERLNMAQPALSQSIKRLEQELGVTLVDRGANKSSKTLSLTAEGSALHQHAKLIIKNMAQAEAHIKSMANLTMGEVRVAVPGMLGSYYLPRRLMAFRHQHSELKLSLFEGGTRDTLRMLQNEDVDIAIITANDLTDEFDSHLLLQEQMVVAVGKEHPLAKLDTVTLQAFFQHELVFFKPGYFHRDWMLEQAEKLGLKANIAFETNLINLIKQVVAQEYGITSVLEMVIEKHDNICAKPFNPPIFLDLHIAWKKQRPISQADKAFVEFLMQNR, translated from the coding sequence ATGGATATTAAACAGCTAAAATACTTAGATGCCTTAATTACAGCGGGTAGCTTCACTAAAGCCGCCGAGCGGCTCAATATGGCGCAGCCAGCGTTGAGTCAAAGCATTAAGCGCTTAGAGCAGGAGCTCGGCGTCACCCTAGTTGATAGAGGGGCGAATAAAAGCAGTAAAACACTTTCGCTAACTGCTGAAGGCAGCGCTCTACATCAGCATGCCAAGCTGATAATCAAAAATATGGCGCAAGCTGAAGCGCACATAAAATCGATGGCAAACCTGACGATGGGCGAAGTCAGAGTTGCAGTGCCTGGTATGCTAGGGTCTTATTATCTACCTAGGCGATTAATGGCATTTCGCCACCAACATTCAGAACTTAAATTATCCCTGTTTGAAGGCGGTACTCGAGACACCCTCAGAATGCTACAGAATGAAGATGTCGATATCGCCATCATTACCGCCAACGATCTGACCGATGAGTTTGACAGTCACCTACTACTGCAGGAGCAGATGGTCGTCGCAGTGGGTAAAGAACACCCTTTAGCCAAATTAGATACGGTGACGCTTCAAGCGTTTTTCCAGCATGAACTGGTATTCTTTAAACCGGGTTACTTTCACCGTGATTGGATGCTTGAACAGGCGGAGAAATTAGGCCTTAAGGCAAATATCGCCTTTGAAACCAACCTGATTAATCTCATTAAACAAGTTGTTGCACAGGAGTATGGAATAACCAGTGTGCTTGAAATGGTGATAGAAAAACACGACAACATTTGCGCCAAGCCCTTCAACCCACCTATCTTTTTGGATTTGCATATTGCTTGGAAGAAACAACGCCCTATCAGTCAAGCCGACAAGGCGTTCGTTGAGTTTCTGATGCAAAACCGTTAG
- a CDS encoding MFS transporter translates to MNTRSQAKQDGSEIRLIIGLSIASMVIFINLYLVQGMLPLIADSFSVSKSHATLLLSVTSFTMAFSLLLFAVLSDRVGRKKPILVSLYLLVILDFCAFFITEFNQLILLRMLQGALLASVPAMAMAYFKDELGNNALLKAGAIYIAANSVGGIAGRLLGGGMAQYLDWQQAMALLTLVSLIGTLVVTYLLPKSHFVKPEAELGRWPLKKADFNGFCHHLADPKLRLIYLIGGLAFMVMVNQFSYIQLHLMDNPFKLGRFEVTLIFLCYLSGTYASYCSAKWLGRFGLNKVFICSVSALLAGTLLTLFDTLAAIFAGFLLSAFGFFLIHSSCNAWVAYRAKQHRAKATALYLCSYYLGAAMGGPYLLPFWLVWGWQGVVLGSVLGLMVLVFVVFKLVQPKSASSSLLMDL, encoded by the coding sequence ATGAATACCCGCAGTCAGGCGAAACAAGACGGCAGTGAAATCCGCTTAATCATTGGCTTATCTATTGCCTCAATGGTTATTTTTATTAACTTGTACCTAGTCCAAGGCATGCTGCCGCTTATTGCGGACTCTTTTTCTGTATCAAAAAGTCATGCAACACTCTTGTTGTCGGTAACCAGCTTTACCATGGCGTTCTCACTGTTACTATTTGCGGTGTTGTCCGATCGAGTTGGTCGTAAAAAGCCAATTCTAGTCAGCTTATACCTGTTAGTTATTCTCGATTTTTGTGCATTTTTTATTACTGAGTTTAACCAGCTAATTTTACTGAGAATGCTACAGGGAGCTTTGCTCGCATCAGTACCTGCTATGGCGATGGCTTATTTTAAAGATGAGCTCGGTAATAATGCATTATTGAAAGCTGGTGCAATCTATATTGCCGCTAACAGTGTTGGTGGGATAGCCGGACGCTTGCTAGGTGGTGGCATGGCGCAGTATTTAGATTGGCAGCAAGCGATGGCACTACTTACCCTAGTGTCATTAATTGGGACACTTGTTGTGACTTATTTGCTACCAAAGAGCCATTTTGTAAAACCAGAGGCTGAACTCGGTAGGTGGCCGCTGAAGAAAGCTGACTTTAACGGTTTTTGCCACCATCTAGCGGATCCTAAATTACGGCTTATTTACCTTATTGGCGGCTTGGCCTTTATGGTGATGGTAAATCAGTTTAGTTATATTCAGCTGCACTTGATGGATAATCCTTTTAAGTTAGGCCGCTTTGAAGTGACACTCATTTTCCTTTGTTACCTCAGCGGGACCTATGCTTCTTATTGTTCGGCTAAATGGCTCGGAAGATTTGGACTCAATAAAGTCTTTATCTGCTCGGTGTCGGCGTTACTTGCTGGAACCTTGCTTACCTTATTCGATACTTTAGCGGCAATCTTTGCTGGTTTTTTACTTTCAGCATTTGGCTTCTTCTTAATTCATAGTAGCTGTAACGCTTGGGTAGCCTATAGAGCTAAACAGCATCGCGCTAAAGCCACGGCACTGTATCTGTGTAGCTATTACTTAGGCGCTGCGATGGGGGGGCCTTATTTACTGCCATTTTGGCTGGTATGGGGTTGGCAAGGCGTAGTGCTAGGATCTGTACTTGGATTAATGGTGTTGGTATTCGTCGTATTTAAGCTTGTCCAACCTAAGTCGGCATCAAGTTCATTATTGATGGATCTGTAA
- the gltX gene encoding glutamate--tRNA ligase, with product MTVKTRFAPSPTGFLHVGGARTALYSWLYARANQGEFVLRIEDTDLERSTPEACAAILEGMEWLNLNWDEGPYYQTKRFDRYNEIIAQMLEQGTAYKCYCSRERIETMREEQAAKGEQQKYDGCCRDKAPRDTDEPFVVRFKNPTEGSVVFDDHVRGRIEFANSTLDDLIIARTEGTPTYNFCVVVDDWDMGITCVVRGEDHINNTPRQINILKALGAPVPEYAHVSMILGDDGAKLSKRHGAVGVMQYRDDGYLPEALLNYLVRLGWSHGDQEVFSIDEMKQFFNLDDINKAASAFNTDKLIWLNQHYIKESDPEYVASHLEWHMADQNIDTSNGPKLSEVVSALSERAKTLKELAASSRYFFEDFAEFDETAAKKHLRGVALEPLTLFQTKLAGLNDWTLEAIHQAIEDTATELEVGMGKVGMPLRVAVTGAGMSPAVDLTIFLVGKARTEQRISKAIEFVANRINS from the coding sequence ATGACAGTTAAGACGCGTTTTGCTCCAAGCCCTACCGGCTTTTTGCACGTTGGTGGTGCTCGTACAGCACTTTATTCATGGTTATATGCACGCGCAAACCAAGGTGAGTTTGTTTTACGTATCGAAGATACCGATCTTGAGCGTTCGACTCCAGAAGCATGCGCCGCAATTTTAGAAGGCATGGAATGGCTTAACCTGAATTGGGACGAAGGTCCTTACTATCAAACCAAGCGTTTTGATCGTTACAACGAAATCATTGCACAGATGCTAGAGCAGGGCACTGCATATAAGTGTTACTGTAGCCGTGAACGCATTGAAACAATGCGTGAAGAGCAAGCCGCGAAAGGTGAGCAACAAAAGTATGACGGTTGCTGCCGCGATAAAGCACCGCGTGATACTGATGAGCCATTTGTTGTGCGTTTCAAAAACCCAACAGAAGGTAGCGTTGTATTTGACGACCACGTACGTGGCCGTATTGAATTTGCAAACAGCACATTAGATGATTTGATCATCGCACGTACTGAAGGTACGCCTACTTACAACTTCTGTGTAGTTGTAGACGATTGGGATATGGGAATTACCTGCGTTGTTCGTGGTGAAGACCATATCAACAATACACCTCGTCAGATCAACATACTTAAAGCATTAGGTGCACCAGTACCAGAATATGCTCACGTATCGATGATCTTAGGCGATGACGGCGCTAAGCTATCTAAACGTCATGGTGCGGTAGGGGTGATGCAGTATCGTGATGACGGTTATTTACCAGAAGCGCTACTTAACTACTTAGTTCGCCTTGGCTGGTCTCATGGCGATCAAGAAGTCTTCTCTATTGATGAGATGAAGCAATTCTTCAACCTTGATGATATCAACAAGGCGGCGTCTGCTTTTAATACCGATAAACTGATTTGGTTAAACCAGCACTATATTAAAGAATCTGATCCGGAATATGTGGCTTCTCACCTTGAGTGGCACATGGCTGATCAAAATATTGATACAAGCAATGGTCCAAAACTGTCTGAAGTGGTTTCTGCATTGTCTGAACGTGCAAAGACATTAAAAGAACTTGCTGCATCTAGCCGCTACTTCTTTGAAGATTTTGCAGAGTTTGATGAAACTGCCGCTAAAAAGCATCTAAGAGGTGTTGCACTTGAGCCACTAACTTTGTTCCAGACTAAATTAGCTGGATTAAATGATTGGACTTTAGAAGCTATTCATCAAGCAATTGAAGATACAGCAACTGAATTAGAAGTAGGAATGGGTAAAGTCGGTATGCCATTACGCGTAGCCGTAACGGGCGCTGGTATGTCTCCTGCTGTCGATTTAACCATATTCTTGGTTGGAAAGGCCCGTACAGAGCAAAGAATCTCCAAAGCGATTGAATTTGTAGCAAATAGAATAAATTCGTAA